Proteins encoded in a region of the Triticum dicoccoides isolate Atlit2015 ecotype Zavitan chromosome 3A, WEW_v2.0, whole genome shotgun sequence genome:
- the LOC119268144 gene encoding mitochondrial uncoupling protein 1-like, with amino-acid sequence MATASSFAAVFISSAIASCFAEVCTIPLDTAKVRLQLQKKTAAGPAATVGMLGTMMSIAREEGVSALWKGIIPGFHRQCLYGGLRVGLYEPVKALFVFVGDATLMNKILAALTTGVIAIAVANPTDLVKVRLQADGKSTAVKRHYSGALNAYATIVRQEGIGALWTGLGPNMARNALINAAELASYDQFKQMFLGLPGFTDNVYTHLLAGLGAGIFAVCIGSPVDVVKSRMMGDSTYRSTFDCFAKTLKNDGLAAFYKGFIANFCRVGSWNVIMFLTLEQVRRFFQ; translated from the exons ATGGCGACGGCCTCTTCCTTCGCCGCCGTCTTCATCAGCAGCGCCATCGCCTCCTGCTTCGCTGAG GTGTGCACCATTCCTCTGGACACAGCCAAGGTGCGTCTTCAGCTGCAAAAGAAAACAGCTGCTGGGCCTGCAGCTACAGTAGGAATGCTGGGCACAATGATGTCGATTGCAAGGGAGGAAGGCGTCAGCGCACTTTGGAAGGGCATCATCCCTGGCTTTCACCGCCAGTGCCTCTATGGCGGCCTCCGTGTCGGCTTGTATGAGCCT GTCAAAGCCTTATTTGTGTTTGTAGGTGATGCCACTTTAATGAACAAGATTCTTGCCGCTCTTACAACTG GTGTCATAGCGATTGCTGTCGCAAATCCAACTGATCTTGTCAAAGTGAGATTGCAAGCAGATGGAAAATCTACTGCTGTCAAGAGGCACTATTCTGGAGCCCTTAATGCGTATGCCACCATAGTCAGACAG GAAGGTATCGGAGCTTTGTGGACTGGCCTTGGTCCTAATATGGCACGAAATGCTTTGATTAATGCCGCCGAGTTGGCCAGCTACGACCAATTTAAACAG ATGTTTCTAGGTCTTCCTGGGTTTACAGATAATGTTTATACTCATCTTTTGGCTGGACTCGGTGCCGGTATTTTTGCTGTTTGCATTGGATCTCCAGTGGATGTG GTGAAATCAAGAATGATGGGCGATTCAACATACAGAAGTACATTTGATTGTTTCGCCAAGACATTAAAAAATGAT GGACTTGCTGCTTTCTACAAGGGGTTTATTGCAAACTTTTGTCGAGTTGGGTCATGGAATGTCATAATGTTCTTAACTTTGGAACAG GTTAGAAGATTCTTTCAGTAA